The Vibrio gallaecicus genome contains a region encoding:
- the glyA gene encoding serine hydroxymethyltransferase: protein MLKRDMNIADYDADLFAAIQEETLRQEEHIELIASENYTSPRVMEAQGSQLTNKYAEGYPGKRYYGGCEYVDKVETLAIERACELFGAEYANVQPHSGSQANNAVYMALLNAGDTVLGMSLAHGGHLTHGSPVNFSGKLYNIIPYGIDEAGQIDYEEMEALAVEHQPKMIIGGFSAYSQVCDWARMREIADKVGAYFFVDMAHVAGLIAAGVYPNPVPHAHVVTTTTHKTLAGPRGGLILSCEGEDLYKKLNSAVFPGGQGGPLMHVIAGKAVAFKEALEPEFKEYQARVVANAKAMVAEFLARGYNIVSGSTENHLFLVDLIDKDITGKEADAALGSANITVNKNSVPNDPRSPFVTSGIRVGSPSITRRGFSEADAKALAGWMCDILDNMGDESVIEATKAKVLEICKRLPVYA, encoded by the coding sequence ATGCTTAAGCGTGACATGAACATTGCTGATTACGATGCGGATCTATTCGCAGCTATCCAAGAAGAGACTCTTCGTCAGGAAGAGCACATCGAACTTATCGCTTCAGAAAACTACACAAGTCCACGTGTAATGGAAGCTCAAGGTTCTCAGCTTACTAACAAGTACGCTGAAGGTTACCCTGGTAAGCGCTACTACGGTGGTTGTGAGTACGTAGATAAAGTTGAAACTTTAGCAATTGAACGTGCATGTGAACTATTTGGTGCAGAGTACGCGAACGTACAGCCTCACTCAGGTTCTCAAGCAAACAATGCGGTATACATGGCGCTTCTAAACGCTGGTGATACTGTTCTTGGTATGAGCCTTGCTCACGGTGGTCACCTGACTCACGGTTCTCCAGTAAACTTCTCTGGCAAGCTTTACAACATCATTCCTTACGGTATCGATGAAGCTGGTCAAATTGATTACGAAGAAATGGAAGCGTTAGCAGTAGAACATCAGCCTAAGATGATCATTGGTGGCTTCTCTGCTTACTCTCAAGTTTGTGATTGGGCGCGCATGCGTGAAATCGCTGATAAAGTAGGTGCTTACTTCTTTGTAGATATGGCTCACGTTGCGGGTCTTATCGCTGCTGGTGTTTACCCTAACCCAGTACCACATGCGCACGTTGTTACTACTACTACGCACAAAACGCTTGCGGGTCCTCGTGGCGGTCTAATTCTTTCTTGCGAAGGCGAAGACCTTTACAAGAAGCTGAACTCCGCGGTATTCCCTGGCGGTCAAGGTGGTCCTCTAATGCACGTTATCGCTGGTAAAGCAGTAGCGTTCAAAGAAGCTCTAGAGCCAGAATTCAAAGAATACCAAGCGCGCGTTGTTGCTAACGCAAAAGCAATGGTTGCTGAATTCCTAGCACGTGGCTACAACATCGTTTCTGGTTCTACTGAAAACCACCTGTTCCTTGTTGACCTAATCGACAAAGACATCACGGGTAAAGAAGCGGATGCTGCACTAGGTTCAGCTAACATTACAGTGAACAAGAACTCAGTACCAAACGATCCACGTAGCCCATTCGTTACTTCTGGTATCCGTGTTGGTTCTCCTTCTATTACTCGTCGTGGTTTCTCTGAAGCTGACGCGAAAGCTCTTGCTGGTTGGATGTGTGACATCCTAGATAACATGGGCGATGAATCTGTTATCGAAGCAACTAAAGCTAAAGTACTAGAAATCTGTAAGCGTCTACCTGTTTACGCTTAA
- a CDS encoding YitT family protein, whose amino-acid sequence MEKHSKKEDWMAILTGTFLVAQGVFFLQSAHLLTGGTTGLALLLSQFLPVTFGVLYFIANSPFYLLAWKRFGRRFAINSAISGALVSVFADNLYLMISLDTFNEIYCAVAGGLLMGLGMLILFRHRSSLGGFNVLCLFIQDKYGISVGKTQMGIDACILFASFFFVSPWIIMVSIIGTVALNVVLAMNHKPTRYSVNYGS is encoded by the coding sequence ATGGAAAAACACTCAAAAAAAGAAGACTGGATGGCAATTTTAACGGGGACTTTCTTAGTCGCCCAAGGTGTCTTCTTTCTACAATCGGCTCACCTACTGACTGGTGGTACAACAGGTTTAGCTCTTTTACTTAGCCAGTTTCTGCCTGTGACATTTGGTGTCCTGTACTTTATCGCAAATAGCCCTTTCTATCTTTTAGCATGGAAACGATTTGGGCGCAGGTTCGCGATCAACAGTGCAATATCTGGTGCTTTGGTTTCCGTTTTCGCAGATAACCTCTATTTGATGATATCACTCGATACGTTTAATGAAATTTATTGTGCTGTTGCGGGTGGTTTATTAATGGGGTTAGGAATGTTAATCCTATTTAGACACCGTTCAAGCTTGGGTGGCTTCAACGTTTTATGCTTATTCATCCAAGATAAATATGGCATCTCGGTTGGCAAGACTCAAATGGGGATAGACGCTTGTATATTGTTTGCTTCTTTCTTCTTTGTATCACCATGGATCATAATGGTTTCAATCATCGGCACCGTTGCATTGAATGTAGTACTAGCCATGAACCATAAGCCTACGCGTTACTCTGTTAACTACGGGTCTTAA
- the treC gene encoding alpha,alpha-phosphotrehalase: protein MTINKKDKLWWKTATIYQIYPKSFCDSGAQGSGDIKGIISKLDYLKTLGIDAIWLTPVYESPMIDNGYDISDYYEINPEFGTMADFDELLAAAHQRGIRIVMDIVVNHTSTAHAWFQSALGDKNSPYRDYYIWKDPIYGQAPTNWQSKFGGNAWELDEATGQYYLHLFAKEQADLNWENPKVREEVKGIISYWAEKGVDGFRLDVINLISKQQDFPNDEIGDGRRFYTDGPRVHEYLQEISEAVFQQYGSVTVGEMSSTTLEHCQQYSNVDNSELSMVFNFHHLKVDYTNGEKWTNAPFDFLQLKSIFNHWQTGLNGKGWGALFWCNHDQPRIVSRLGDDKNYRVESAKMLAASVHMMQGTPYIYQGEEIGMTNPGYTDIEQYRDVESTNMYQLMVEEQGVSHQDMMDVLAQKSRDNSRTPMQWNSAMNAGFSEGKPWLDVAKNYVDINAEKALQDKDSVFYFYKRLIELRKEVAVITQGDYTDLLPEHERVFAYQRKTETQTLVSISNYYGETSEVELPNELELDKAQLLLGNYPDEQSHIPSSTVTLRPYETKILLIE, encoded by the coding sequence ATGACGATTAATAAGAAAGATAAGTTGTGGTGGAAAACAGCAACCATCTATCAAATTTACCCAAAAAGCTTTTGTGATAGTGGCGCTCAAGGTTCTGGTGATATTAAAGGCATTATCTCTAAGTTAGATTATTTGAAAACCTTAGGGATAGACGCGATTTGGCTAACGCCTGTTTATGAATCACCAATGATTGATAATGGTTACGATATTTCCGATTATTATGAGATCAACCCAGAGTTTGGAACCATGGCTGATTTTGATGAACTGCTTGCTGCTGCTCATCAACGCGGTATCCGAATTGTAATGGATATCGTGGTTAACCATACTTCCACAGCGCATGCTTGGTTTCAGTCTGCGCTCGGCGATAAAAACAGTCCATATCGAGATTACTATATTTGGAAAGACCCTATCTACGGGCAAGCACCAACGAATTGGCAATCAAAATTTGGTGGTAATGCTTGGGAATTGGATGAAGCTACAGGTCAATACTACCTGCACTTATTTGCTAAAGAGCAAGCGGACTTAAACTGGGAGAATCCTAAAGTCCGTGAAGAAGTGAAAGGGATTATCAGTTATTGGGCTGAAAAAGGCGTGGATGGTTTCCGTTTAGATGTGATCAACCTTATTTCTAAACAGCAAGACTTCCCTAATGATGAAATTGGAGATGGTCGCCGATTCTATACAGATGGTCCACGTGTGCATGAATACTTACAAGAAATAAGTGAAGCGGTATTTCAGCAATATGGCAGTGTAACCGTGGGTGAAATGTCATCAACCACACTTGAACACTGTCAGCAATATTCAAACGTAGATAACAGTGAACTGTCTATGGTGTTTAACTTTCATCATTTAAAAGTGGATTACACCAATGGTGAAAAGTGGACGAATGCCCCGTTCGATTTCTTACAATTAAAATCCATTTTTAACCATTGGCAGACTGGCTTGAACGGCAAAGGGTGGGGTGCTTTATTTTGGTGTAACCATGACCAACCGAGAATTGTTAGCCGGTTAGGTGATGATAAAAACTATCGAGTTGAGTCAGCCAAAATGCTTGCGGCGTCCGTACATATGATGCAAGGCACACCTTATATTTATCAAGGTGAAGAGATTGGAATGACGAATCCTGGCTACACTGACATTGAGCAATACCGAGATGTAGAAAGCACCAATATGTATCAGCTAATGGTTGAGGAGCAAGGTGTATCTCATCAGGATATGATGGATGTATTGGCTCAAAAGTCTCGTGATAATTCGCGTACACCAATGCAGTGGAATAGCGCAATGAACGCAGGGTTCTCAGAAGGAAAGCCTTGGTTAGATGTTGCTAAAAACTATGTGGATATCAATGCTGAAAAAGCACTGCAAGATAAGGACTCAGTTTTTTACTTCTACAAGCGATTAATTGAGCTGAGAAAAGAGGTAGCAGTGATTACCCAAGGTGATTACACCGATTTATTGCCCGAGCATGAACGTGTGTTTGCTTACCAGCGTAAGACTGAAACACAGACCTTAGTGAGCATTAGTAACTACTATGGTGAAACGAGTGAGGTTGAGCTGCCAAATGAGCTTGAATTGGATAAAGCACAATTGTTGTTGGGGAATTACCCTGATGAGCAGTCACACATTCCTTCAAGTACGGTGACCTTGCGCCCGTATGAAACAAAAATTCTCTTGATAGAGTAA
- the treB gene encoding PTS trehalose transporter subunit IIBC, with product MSKIAKQDITRLIEQIGGSDNIASVSHCLTRLRFVLNDTEKANTVELEKLKIVKGCFTNAGQFQVVIGTEVDDVYKLLIEQTGKQSSSKDESKLAARQNMNFLERGISHLAEIFVPLLPAIITGGLILGFRNVIGDIRMFDGKTLVEISQFWATVHSFLWLIGEAIFFFLPVGVCWATVKKLGGTPILGITLGVTLVSPQLMNAYMIGKSVPEVWDFGFFVIEKVGYQAQVIPAMLAGVALAFIETNLKRIVPAYLYLVVVPFVSIILSVILAHAFIGPFGRVLGDGVAFAAKAAMTGDFAILGSVIFGFLYAPLVITGIHHTTNAVDLQLMQELGGTPIWPLIALSNIAQASAVVGIIILSKREGERDISVPAAISAYLGVTEPAMYGINLKYKFPMLSAMIGSAAAAAICGSAGVMANGIGVGGLPGILSIQPQYWSIYLVAMLVAIVLPAMLTLFFYKRAQSKGELEMASAS from the coding sequence ATGAGTAAGATTGCGAAGCAAGACATCACGCGTCTTATCGAGCAAATCGGTGGAAGTGATAATATTGCGAGTGTAAGTCACTGTTTGACACGATTACGCTTTGTATTAAACGATACTGAAAAAGCGAATACAGTAGAATTAGAAAAGCTCAAAATAGTGAAGGGCTGCTTTACGAATGCTGGTCAGTTTCAAGTTGTTATTGGTACAGAAGTTGATGACGTTTATAAGCTGCTTATTGAGCAAACAGGTAAGCAATCTTCCTCAAAAGATGAATCAAAACTTGCAGCTCGTCAGAACATGAACTTTCTAGAGCGTGGTATTTCCCATTTAGCTGAAATTTTTGTACCTCTGCTCCCTGCCATTATTACTGGTGGTCTGATCCTTGGTTTCCGTAATGTGATTGGCGACATTCGCATGTTTGATGGAAAAACCTTAGTTGAAATCAGTCAATTTTGGGCAACGGTTCATTCTTTCTTGTGGTTAATTGGCGAAGCAATCTTCTTCTTCTTACCTGTTGGCGTGTGTTGGGCAACGGTGAAAAAGCTAGGAGGGACACCAATTTTAGGTATCACGTTAGGTGTTACTTTGGTTTCTCCTCAATTAATGAATGCTTACATGATAGGTAAATCGGTACCTGAAGTGTGGGATTTTGGCTTCTTTGTCATTGAAAAGGTCGGTTACCAAGCACAAGTTATCCCTGCAATGTTAGCTGGTGTGGCGTTGGCATTTATTGAAACAAATCTAAAGCGTATTGTACCTGCTTACTTGTACTTGGTCGTGGTTCCATTCGTATCCATTATTCTATCGGTTATTCTGGCTCACGCTTTCATTGGACCATTTGGTCGTGTTCTTGGTGATGGGGTTGCGTTCGCGGCTAAAGCTGCAATGACGGGTGATTTCGCGATTCTAGGTTCGGTAATCTTTGGCTTCTTGTATGCACCTCTGGTTATTACAGGGATTCACCACACCACGAATGCAGTTGATCTTCAATTAATGCAGGAACTTGGCGGAACTCCAATTTGGCCATTAATCGCATTATCTAATATCGCACAAGCATCGGCTGTCGTTGGCATCATTATTCTAAGTAAGCGTGAAGGTGAAAGAGACATCTCAGTACCTGCGGCGATTTCTGCTTACTTAGGTGTAACAGAACCTGCAATGTACGGTATTAACTTGAAGTATAAATTCCCAATGCTGAGTGCAATGATTGGTAGTGCAGCCGCAGCGGCGATTTGCGGCAGTGCAGGCGTGATGGCAAATGGCATCGGAGTAGGTGGCTTACCAGGTATCCTATCGATTCAACCTCAATATTGGTCTATTTACCTAGTTGCAATGTTAGTTGCCATTGTTCTACCTGCAATGCTTACGCTGTTTTTCTATAAGCGTGCACAGTCTAAAGGTGAACTTGAAATGGCAAGCGCTAGCTAA
- the treR gene encoding trehalose operon repressor TreR, with the protein MRKNLTILDIAKLSGVGKSTVSRVLTNDPKVKPATREKVERVIAESGYIPSKSAQSMRGGSQKVIGVIISRLDSPSENKAVSTMLNKLYGSGYDVVIMESQFDRDKTNEHLQVLKRRNVDGVIVFGFTECDIAEIELWQHRAVVIALDTENVTSINYDNQGVIDNALDHLTQKNLSNIAFIGVDPSDKSTGEMRLKAYLDWCERTQSTPNYQTGQLHHESAYQLVDRVIQPETQAIVCASDTLALGVIKRLQELQREDIAVTGVGGNDLLSFLFPNVHSIDPGYQSAGELAANLLISQLSGREVITHHTQVPII; encoded by the coding sequence ATGCGCAAAAACCTCACCATTCTTGATATCGCAAAACTCTCCGGTGTTGGAAAATCAACAGTTTCACGAGTTCTGACCAATGACCCTAAAGTAAAGCCAGCAACACGAGAAAAAGTGGAGAGAGTTATTGCGGAATCTGGGTACATTCCTTCTAAGTCGGCTCAGTCTATGCGTGGCGGAAGCCAAAAAGTCATTGGTGTCATTATTTCTCGTTTGGATTCTCCTTCAGAAAATAAAGCCGTAAGCACCATGCTCAATAAGCTTTATGGTTCTGGATATGACGTAGTGATCATGGAGAGCCAATTCGACCGTGATAAAACCAATGAACACCTTCAAGTTTTAAAGAGAAGGAATGTTGATGGCGTTATCGTATTTGGGTTCACAGAGTGTGATATTGCTGAGATAGAGTTATGGCAACATCGCGCAGTAGTGATTGCGCTAGATACTGAAAACGTCACTTCAATTAATTATGATAACCAAGGTGTTATTGATAACGCACTGGATCATCTTACCCAGAAAAACTTATCAAATATTGCATTTATTGGTGTTGACCCAAGTGATAAATCGACTGGTGAGATGCGCCTAAAGGCCTATTTAGATTGGTGTGAGCGAACTCAGTCTACTCCCAATTATCAAACTGGGCAGCTGCATCATGAGAGTGCATACCAGCTGGTGGATCGTGTCATACAACCTGAAACCCAAGCCATAGTATGCGCCAGTGACACACTTGCGTTAGGCGTAATCAAACGCTTACAAGAATTACAACGTGAAGATATTGCAGTAACAGGGGTCGGTGGTAATGATCTCTTATCTTTCCTATTTCCAAATGTCCATAGCATTGATCCTGGTTATCAAAGCGCAGGTGAATTGGCGGCTAACTTATTGATCTCCCAGCTTTCTGGTCGAGAAGTGATCACTCACCATACTCAAGTTCCTATCATCTAG
- a CDS encoding MliC family protein, which translates to MKKTWSIPVLIIVTALVGCSQSAVVKDDTSSQFMTYQCESNRSFDVAFPEHEKAVLRLPDHEYRLTQVAAGSGTKYILDDGTAEILNSVALHTKGDNARLELGRVIYKNCYLSN; encoded by the coding sequence ATGAAGAAGACATGGTCTATTCCTGTTTTAATCATTGTTACGGCTTTAGTGGGCTGTAGTCAGTCTGCAGTAGTAAAAGATGATACTTCTAGTCAGTTTATGACGTATCAGTGTGAATCTAATCGCTCATTTGACGTGGCGTTTCCTGAACATGAAAAAGCGGTGTTACGCTTACCTGATCATGAATATCGTCTTACGCAAGTTGCAGCTGGATCTGGAACTAAGTACATTTTGGATGATGGTACTGCCGAAATACTGAATAGCGTGGCGCTTCATACTAAAGGTGACAATGCTCGTCTTGAGCTAGGTCGAGTTATCTATAAAAACTGCTACTTATCGAACTAA
- the gmhB gene encoding D-glycero-beta-D-manno-heptose 1,7-bisphosphate 7-phosphatase, translating into MSKPAVFLDRDGVINVDHGYVHDEHDFEYIDGVFEAAKAFKDMGYLLVLVTNQSGIARGMFSEDRFISLTQWMDWNFEDNGVELDGIYYCPHHAEHGVGEYKQDCECRKPKPGMFISARDFLKIDMANSVMIGDKAEDMMAAEAAGVGTKVLVRTGKPVTEKGESLASVVLDSIADVPHYLKG; encoded by the coding sequence TTGTCTAAACCTGCCGTTTTTTTAGATCGTGATGGTGTGATTAATGTGGATCACGGTTACGTACATGATGAACATGACTTTGAATACATTGATGGTGTATTTGAAGCAGCTAAAGCCTTTAAAGATATGGGCTATTTATTGGTTCTAGTGACAAACCAATCGGGTATTGCTCGTGGCATGTTCAGTGAAGACCGTTTTATTTCTTTAACCCAGTGGATGGATTGGAACTTTGAAGATAACGGTGTTGAACTTGATGGTATTTACTATTGTCCTCATCACGCCGAACATGGTGTAGGTGAATATAAGCAAGATTGTGAATGCCGTAAGCCTAAGCCTGGTATGTTTATTTCAGCTCGTGATTTTCTAAAAATCGACATGGCTAACTCAGTGATGATCGGAGATAAAGCAGAAGACATGATGGCCGCTGAAGCTGCAGGTGTGGGTACTAAGGTGTTAGTGCGTACAGGTAAACCTGTTACTGAGAAAGGCGAATCGCTTGCGAGCGTTGTACTCGACAGTATTGCTGACGTTCCGCACTATCTTAAAGGCTAA
- the metN gene encoding methionine ABC transporter ATP-binding protein MetN: MITVNQVNKTFYQGTKEINALIDINLHIPQGQIFGVIGSSGAGKSTLIRCVNMLEAPTTGEVIVDGVDLTKLSKSELSEARRNIGMIFQHFNLLSSRTVFENIALPLELSGTNKEKIETKVNELLNLVGLADKRDTYPANLSGGQKQRVAIARALASDPKVLLCDEATSALDPATTQSILELLREINRKLDITILLITHEMDVVKSICHEVAIIGGGELVEKGTVGEIFAHPKTELAHQFIRSTLDLTIPEDYQARLQQARVDGSYPLVRLEFTGATVDAPLMTQIARKFNIDVSILSSDLDYAGGVKFGMMVAELFGNEENDNAAIEFLREHNVKVEVLGYVL; the protein is encoded by the coding sequence ATGATTACAGTTAATCAAGTAAACAAGACTTTCTATCAAGGCACTAAGGAAATCAATGCCTTAATAGACATCAACCTACATATTCCTCAAGGTCAAATCTTTGGGGTGATCGGCTCTTCAGGTGCAGGGAAAAGCACGCTGATTCGCTGTGTTAATATGTTAGAAGCACCGACAACAGGCGAAGTGATTGTTGATGGTGTAGATCTAACAAAACTCAGTAAATCTGAACTCAGCGAAGCTCGCCGTAATATCGGTATGATCTTTCAGCACTTTAATTTACTTTCATCACGTACAGTGTTTGAAAATATCGCGCTACCTTTAGAGCTTTCTGGCACAAATAAAGAAAAGATTGAAACTAAAGTTAATGAATTACTGAATCTGGTAGGGCTTGCTGACAAACGCGATACTTACCCAGCTAATTTGAGCGGCGGTCAGAAACAAAGAGTCGCGATTGCTCGTGCCCTTGCCTCTGACCCTAAAGTTCTACTGTGCGATGAAGCAACCAGTGCTTTAGACCCAGCAACGACACAATCAATTCTTGAGCTACTGCGTGAGATTAACCGTAAACTAGATATCACCATCTTACTGATTACCCATGAAATGGATGTTGTGAAAAGCATCTGTCATGAAGTCGCTATCATTGGTGGTGGTGAATTGGTTGAGAAAGGCACGGTAGGTGAAATTTTTGCTCACCCTAAAACAGAATTAGCGCATCAGTTCATTCGTTCAACATTAGATTTAACCATTCCTGAAGACTACCAAGCACGTTTGCAGCAGGCTCGTGTAGACGGTAGCTACCCTCTTGTACGTCTTGAGTTTACTGGCGCAACCGTTGATGCCCCTTTAATGACGCAAATTGCACGTAAATTTAATATCGATGTAAGCATATTAAGTTCTGACCTTGATTACGCAGGTGGCGTGAAATTCGGCATGATGGTCGCTGAGCTATTTGGTAATGAAGAAAACGATAATGCAGCAATTGAATTCTTACGCGAACACAATGTAAAAGTAGAGGTGCTAGGTTATGTCCTTTAA
- a CDS encoding methionine ABC transporter permease, with amino-acid sequence MSFNVSEITDWISLNGNLLLGATWETLYMVAVAGIVGFAVGIPLGVILHTTKKGGLLENTKLNKILGAIVNIGRSVPFLVLMVAIIPLTKMLIGTFIGTTAAIVPLTIGAIPFVARLIESALLEVPTGLVEAAQSMGATPTQIINKVLLPEALPTIVNSVTITLVTLVSYSAMAGTVGGGGLGDVAIRYGFHRYDVTIMAVTVVMLIVLVQIIQSIGDSIVRRVDHR; translated from the coding sequence ATGTCCTTTAATGTCAGTGAAATTACAGATTGGATAAGCCTGAACGGCAACCTACTTCTAGGTGCTACTTGGGAAACACTCTACATGGTAGCAGTTGCTGGCATTGTTGGCTTTGCTGTGGGTATTCCTCTTGGTGTGATTCTGCACACGACTAAAAAAGGTGGGCTACTTGAGAATACTAAACTCAACAAGATTCTCGGTGCGATTGTCAACATAGGCCGCTCTGTACCTTTCTTAGTACTAATGGTGGCGATTATTCCATTAACGAAAATGCTGATCGGCACTTTCATAGGTACCACAGCAGCTATCGTGCCTTTAACGATTGGCGCTATTCCATTTGTTGCTCGTTTAATTGAAAGTGCATTGCTTGAAGTACCAACAGGGTTAGTTGAAGCAGCTCAATCAATGGGGGCAACTCCAACTCAAATTATCAACAAGGTACTGCTTCCTGAAGCTCTACCTACTATTGTGAACTCTGTAACTATCACTCTAGTGACGCTAGTAAGCTACTCTGCAATGGCAGGTACTGTTGGTGGTGGTGGTTTAGGTGACGTTGCGATTCGATACGGTTTCCACCGATATGACGTAACTATCATGGCAGTCACAGTCGTCATGCTGATTGTGTTAGTTCAAATCATTCAGTCTATTGGTGACAGCATTGTTCGACGAGTAGACCACAGATAG
- a CDS encoding MetQ/NlpA family lipoprotein translates to MKFSLKGLLTIAAAASALVLAGCGEKEVDVTKVKVGVMAGAEAQVAEVAAKVAKEQYGLDVELVTFTDYVTPNAALDDGSIDINAFQHVPYLDQQVADRGYKLAVAGNTFVYPIAGYSKQVKSVSEIQNDARIAVPNDPTNLGRSLLLLEQQGLIELRDGAGLLATVRDIVGNPKNITIVELDAAQLPRSLDDVALSIINTTYASSINLTPQRDGIFVEDKESPYVNLIVAREDNLNAENVQNFVKAYQTEEVYNAASEIFQGGVVKGW, encoded by the coding sequence ATGAAATTTAGTCTTAAAGGTTTACTGACTATCGCAGCTGCTGCCTCTGCACTTGTTCTTGCTGGTTGTGGTGAGAAAGAAGTTGATGTTACGAAAGTAAAAGTAGGTGTAATGGCTGGAGCTGAAGCTCAAGTAGCTGAAGTGGCAGCTAAAGTAGCAAAAGAGCAATATGGTCTTGACGTTGAGCTTGTAACTTTTACTGATTACGTAACACCAAACGCAGCTCTGGATGATGGTTCTATCGACATCAACGCATTTCAACACGTTCCTTACCTAGATCAACAAGTGGCTGACCGTGGTTACAAGCTAGCTGTCGCTGGTAACACTTTTGTTTACCCAATTGCGGGTTACTCTAAGCAAGTAAAATCAGTATCTGAGATTCAAAATGATGCTCGCATCGCAGTACCAAACGACCCAACAAACCTTGGCCGTTCTCTACTTCTTCTAGAACAACAAGGTCTAATTGAACTTCGTGACGGCGCTGGTCTTCTAGCAACAGTTCGTGACATCGTTGGTAACCCAAAGAACATCACTATTGTTGAGCTTGATGCTGCACAACTTCCTCGTTCACTTGACGATGTAGCGCTTTCTATCATCAACACAACTTACGCAAGTTCTATTAACCTAACACCACAACGCGATGGTATCTTCGTTGAAGACAAAGAGTCTCCATACGTTAACCTTATCGTTGCTCGTGAAGACAACCTAAATGCTGAAAACGTACAAAACTTCGTTAAAGCATACCAAACTGAAGAAGTGTACAACGCAGCTTCAGAAATCTTCCAAGGTGGCGTAGTTAAAGGTTGGTAA
- the lamB gene encoding maltoporin LamB, with translation MKLLPIAAALSTALLTPNLFAGETTPLEFNGYMRGGVGLSNEGGSNSKWEVNKVGRLGNENDLYGEFGFKKELYSEDDVSFLVDSMLAYWQGQDDNAADKSVDVVQLNIQAVGLFEDKDVAMWAGERYYQRHDVHIIDNYYWDVSGIGGGVEHIKMGPGKLSVALIQDTVTGDIDDGKETTAMIADVRYAGIQLWDKADLELGVDMNFANEKQGQSVDADDSVLFTASLNQGFSTGFNKTIVQVANSGYAEQMATFGTGKGIVRDAGNNNAEGFRIINWGVVSIGDNIEFGHTVRYASASDVGSNNSDDESFSAVIRPLYKWDERMRTVVEIGGFVENINNKDGAGSKFTLAQAWVPQVGFWSRPEFRIFATYLNDSENENTFGEGKSSEVSVGMQVEAWW, from the coding sequence ATGAAACTTTTACCAATTGCTGCTGCGCTATCAACTGCGTTACTGACACCAAATTTATTTGCAGGTGAGACCACACCTCTGGAATTTAATGGCTACATGAGGGGCGGTGTAGGACTAAGTAATGAAGGAGGTTCCAACAGCAAGTGGGAAGTGAATAAAGTCGGGCGCTTAGGAAATGAAAATGATCTTTACGGTGAATTTGGATTTAAGAAAGAGCTGTACTCTGAAGATGATGTTTCGTTTCTTGTCGACTCTATGCTGGCTTACTGGCAAGGACAAGATGACAATGCCGCAGATAAGAGCGTAGATGTAGTTCAACTCAACATTCAAGCGGTTGGTTTATTTGAAGATAAAGACGTCGCGATGTGGGCGGGTGAGCGTTATTACCAACGTCACGATGTGCATATCATTGATAACTACTACTGGGATGTGAGTGGCATTGGTGGTGGTGTCGAACACATTAAAATGGGACCAGGTAAATTATCGGTGGCTTTGATTCAAGATACCGTTACTGGTGATATTGACGATGGGAAAGAAACGACCGCTATGATCGCTGATGTTCGTTACGCAGGTATTCAGTTGTGGGATAAAGCGGATCTCGAGCTCGGCGTTGACATGAACTTCGCCAATGAAAAACAAGGTCAATCGGTTGATGCTGATGACAGCGTTTTATTCACTGCGAGTTTAAATCAGGGCTTTTCTACCGGTTTCAATAAGACCATTGTTCAAGTGGCAAACTCTGGTTATGCGGAACAAATGGCGACATTCGGAACAGGTAAAGGCATTGTTCGTGATGCTGGAAATAATAATGCAGAAGGGTTTCGTATTATTAACTGGGGCGTAGTTTCTATCGGTGACAATATCGAATTTGGACACACAGTTCGTTATGCCTCTGCGTCTGATGTTGGCAGTAACAACAGTGATGATGAATCTTTCAGCGCCGTTATTCGTCCTTTATACAAGTGGGATGAAAGAATGCGTACGGTTGTAGAGATCGGTGGCTTTGTTGAAAACATTAATAATAAAGATGGTGCAGGGAGCAAATTTACTCTTGCTCAAGCTTGGGTTCCCCAAGTCGGTTTTTGGTCTCGCCCTGAATTTCGAATCTTTGCAACGTACTTAAATGATTCAGAAAACGAAAACACATTCGGTGAAGGTAAAAGCAGCGAAGTCAGTGTAGGCATGCAAGTAGAGGCTTGGTGGTAA